GTCTGCGTCAGCAGATCGACAAGAAGGACGGACTCGAGCTCGAAGCGGGGATGCTGCGGATCGCATCCCTCGCGCTCTACGTGCACGGCATCGGCGCTTGGCCTGATCCGCCGGTCGCTGCGCAGAGCCAGGTCTATGAGCAGCTGGCCAAGTGGGGGCTGCCCACGAGCCCGCACACCAGGGTCTGCACGAGCATCGACGAGGTCGCGGCGTTCGTCGAGTACTTCGGAGAGCACCGTCATGACATCGAGCACGAGCTCGACGGCATCGTCGTGAAGGTCGACGAGCTGTCACTGCATGATGAACTGGGCACGACCAGCCGTGCGCCCCGCTGGGCGATCGCATACAAGTACCCGCCCGAAGAGGTGCAGACGAAGCTCCTCGACATCGTCGTCTCCGTCGGACGCACGGGGCGTGCCACACCGTTCGCCGTGATGGCTCCCGCGCACGTCGCGGGGTCCGTCGTCCGACAGGCGACACTGCACAACAAAGACGTCGTGAAGGCGAAGGGCGTGCTGATCGGCGACACGGTCGTGCTGCGCAAGGCGGGCGACGTGATCCCCGAGGTCCTCGGACCGGTCGTCGAGAAGCGCGACGGCACCGAACGGGAGTTCGTGATGCCGGTCGACTGCCCCGAGTGCGGCACGCCGCTGCGTGCGATGAAGGAGGGCGACATCGATCTGCGCTGCCCGAACGCGCGCTCATGTCCCGCCCAGGTGCGCGGGCGCGTCGAGCACATCGGATCCCGCGGCGCTCTCGACATCGAGGCGCTCGGCGAGGTCACGGCGGCGGCGTTGACGCAGCCCACGTCACCCGTCACACCCCCTCTCGAGACCGAGGCGGGGCTGTTCGCACTGACCCTCGACGAGATCGTGCCGATCGAGCTGTTCGTGCGCGATGCCGAGACCGGGCTCCCCAAGGAAGACGACGACGGACTGGTGAAGACCAGGGCGCCGTTCCGCCGCAACCCGACCGCGGCCGAGAAGAAGTCCGGCCTCGAGGGTCCTCAGCCCTCGTCCCAGGCACTCACGCTGCTGGCGGAGCTCGAGAAGGCCAAGACGAAGGATCTCTGGCGTCTTCTCGTCTCCTTGAACATCCGTCACGTCGGCCCCGTCGCCGCGCGTGCGCTCGCGCAGTGGTTCGGCTCGCTCGACGCCATCCGTGCGGCGTCGCGTGAAGAGCTCGCGGCGGTCGAAGGGGTCGGCGGCATCATCGCGGACTCGCTGCTCGCCTGGTTCGACGTGGACTGGCATCAGGAGATCGTGCGGCGATGGGCCGAAGCCGGCGTGCAGTGGTCGACCCCCGGGCACCCGGGGCCCGGCGCGGCGGTCGTCGAGGGCGGTGTGCTCGAGGGACTCACCATCGTGGCGACCGGGTCGCTCGACGGCTACACCCGCGACGGCGCGCAAGAGGCCATCATCAAGGCGGGCGGTAAGGCCGCGTCGAGCGTCTCGAAGAAGACGGACTTCGTGGCGGCGGGGCCGGGGGCAGGCTCGAAGCTCGGCAGAGCAGAGGAACTCGGCATCCGCATCCTCGACGCGGCGCAGTTCCACATCCTCGTGACCGAAGGGCCGGACGCGCTCGGATGAAGCGCTACGGACCGCTGATCGTCGTTCCCGGCGCGCTGGCCATCGGCGATCCCGGCAGGCACCACCTCCGGCTCACGCCGGATGCGGTGCTGTTCCGCAGGGGTACGGAGAACACCGGGACGGTCGCCTGGTCGCAGATCGATCGCGTGATGCTCGACGTGCCGACCACGCGCTTCCGGCTGCCCGGCCTCGTCAGCACCCTCGTGATCGGCGCACTGACGTTCCTGACTCTCGACAGTCTCGATCTCGACCCCGACGACGGATCGATCGAGGTGACGATAGGGGGCGAGCCGACCACAGCGCCACTCAGCCGCCATCATGTCGGCGGCTATTGGGCGCCAACGGTCGACGGGGCGCACCGACTGCTTCGGCATCTCATCGCGCATCCCGAGCAGCGCGCGCTGCTCGCGCGCCCGGAATCGCTTCTCGACGTCGCAGCCAAGCTCGCACGCAGATGACCCCCGGGCTGAGCCCGAGGGTCATCTGCACAGCGGCTGCGGCAGGCGGTCAGGCCTTGTGTCGCGGCTTGCGGAACGGCTTCTCGTCGCGGTCGCCCCGAGCGGGACGCTCGTCACGGTCGTAGCGCGGACGCTCGTCGCGACGCTCGAACCCGCCACGCGCACCGTCACGAGGGCCGTCATTACGGCGCGCCCCGGGCCCGCGGTCGGGCTTGATCTCGATGAGACGTCCCGAGATGCGGGTGTCCTTCAGCTTTTCCAGCACCGACGAGTCCATGTTCGCGGGCAGCTCGACGACGGTGAAGTCCGGGCGGATGTTGATCGCTCCGAAGTCATCGCGGCCGAGGCCTCCCTCGTTCGCGAGCGCGCCGACGATCTGACGCGGCTCGACCCGGTGACGGCGTCCGACCTCGATGCGGTACGGCGCGTAGTCACCGCGCCCGCGACGCTCACGCGGCTCACGGGTCTCGCGCCGATCGCCGCGGCCGCTGCTGTTCTCACGCGGAGGACGGTTGTCGAACTCGACGGCCTTCGAGAGGGCGTCGTCGGACGGATCGAGCAGCAGTGGTGTGTCGCCCTGCGCGACCACTGCGAGAGCCGCGGCCACGTCGGCCTCGGGCACGTCGTGGTTGCGCACGTAGTGGGCGATGATGTCGCGGAACTTCTCGATGCGCGCGTCGTCGCCGAGGGCGGCCGTGATCGCATCGTCGAACCGGGCGAGACGCGTCGTGTTCACGTCGTCCATGCTCGGCAGCTGCATCTGGGTCGGCTGCTGCCTGGTGGCCTTCTCGATCGCCTTGAGCAGGTAGCGTTCGCGCGGCGTGATGAAGCTGATCGCGTCGCCGGTGCGTCCGGCCCGGCCCGTGCGGCCGATGCGGTGCACGTACGACTCGGTGTCGGTGGGGATGTCGAAGTTGACGACGTGGCTGATGCGCTCGACGTCGAGCCCACGGGCTGCGACGTCGGTCGCGACGAGGATGTCGAGCTTGCTCGCCTTGAGCTGGTTCACGCTGCGCTCGCGCTGCACCTGAGGCACGTCGCCGTTGATCGCCGCAGCGGAGTATCCGCGGGCGCGGAGCTTCTCGGCCAGCGTC
The sequence above is a segment of the Microbacterium sp. Root553 genome. Coding sequences within it:
- the ligA gene encoding NAD-dependent DNA ligase LigA encodes the protein MPENISLEDARIEAEELTTRILEAKDAYYGRDTSVVDDATYDGWMHRLEELERLHPELQGQDSPTQMVGAAEATGLATIEHAERMLSLDNVFSIDELREWAAKTRAAAGRDVDWLTELKIDGLAINLRYENGILTSAATRGDGRVGEIVTENALRLPEIPRELSGEGHPEIVEVRGEVFIPVAAFERLNAAQATFRERAYADALARWEARGGAKKPFDEEKARTAAARRFPSFANPRNAASGGLRQQIDKKDGLELEAGMLRIASLALYVHGIGAWPDPPVAAQSQVYEQLAKWGLPTSPHTRVCTSIDEVAAFVEYFGEHRHDIEHELDGIVVKVDELSLHDELGTTSRAPRWAIAYKYPPEEVQTKLLDIVVSVGRTGRATPFAVMAPAHVAGSVVRQATLHNKDVVKAKGVLIGDTVVLRKAGDVIPEVLGPVVEKRDGTEREFVMPVDCPECGTPLRAMKEGDIDLRCPNARSCPAQVRGRVEHIGSRGALDIEALGEVTAAALTQPTSPVTPPLETEAGLFALTLDEIVPIELFVRDAETGLPKEDDDGLVKTRAPFRRNPTAAEKKSGLEGPQPSSQALTLLAELEKAKTKDLWRLLVSLNIRHVGPVAARALAQWFGSLDAIRAASREELAAVEGVGGIIADSLLAWFDVDWHQEIVRRWAEAGVQWSTPGHPGPGAAVVEGGVLEGLTIVATGSLDGYTRDGAQEAIIKAGGKAASSVSKKTDFVAAGPGAGSKLGRAEELGIRILDAAQFHILVTEGPDALG
- a CDS encoding DEAD/DEAH box helicase translates to MTPEDAVPTDAPETPGFEELGITGPVLKAIKDLGYETPSPIQAATIPTLLSGRDVVGMAQTGTGKTAAFALPVLERLDVSQKTPQALVLAPTRELALQVCEAFESYASKMKGVHVLPVYGGQGYGVQLSALRRGVHVIVGTPGRIMDHLAKGTLDLSQLQYLVLDEADEMLKMGFAEDVEQILAQTPEEKQVALFSATMPPQIRRLAQKYLREPEEISIKSKTATGTNITQRYLVVSYAQKVDALTRILEVENFDGMIVFVRTKNETETLAEKLRARGYSAAAINGDVPQVQRERSVNQLKASKLDILVATDVAARGLDVERISHVVNFDIPTDTESYVHRIGRTGRAGRTGDAISFITPRERYLLKAIEKATRQQPTQMQLPSMDDVNTTRLARFDDAITAALGDDARIEKFRDIIAHYVRNHDVPEADVAAALAVVAQGDTPLLLDPSDDALSKAVEFDNRPPRENSSGRGDRRETREPRERRGRGDYAPYRIEVGRRHRVEPRQIVGALANEGGLGRDDFGAINIRPDFTVVELPANMDSSVLEKLKDTRISGRLIEIKPDRGPGARRNDGPRDGARGGFERRDERPRYDRDERPARGDRDEKPFRKPRHKA